The following proteins come from a genomic window of Paramisgurnus dabryanus chromosome 19, PD_genome_1.1, whole genome shotgun sequence:
- the LOC135771363 gene encoding C-type lectin domain family 4 member E-like isoform X1, protein MDSIYQNSTYIKTITTSSSKCSQPKGQVKGTQSRWSKVLLLVLCVSVVLAVGGLCVLGILYNNNLADFESLNEQHDTVLMQLSAQEINSTNYKKQSEELSIQHEETLRKLNRLNESTGCALCAVDWIHSGGKCYYFSRVMMNWTQSRDHCVTLGGHLVIINSEAEQDFLTSKVKETHWIGLNDMETEGRWVWVNNQPLNDSMEFWIKRSNGDREPDNWTRGHPGGEDCAGLGHIAGDTDFWSDGYCFDKKRFVCEAPASV, encoded by the exons ATGGATTCAATCTATCAGAATTCTACttatataaaaacaataactACATCCAGTAGCAAATGCTCACAACCCAAAG GTCAGGTTAAGGGGACTCAATCTAGGTGGAGTAAAGTTCTTCTGTTGGTTCTTTGCGTCTCTGTTGTTCTTGCTGTTGGTGGTCTCTGTGTTTTGGGCATCCTGT ACAATAATAACCTTGCAGATTTTGAATCATTGAACGAACAGCATGACACAGTTTTAATGCAACTGTCTGCACAAGAGATTAACAGCACAA ATTATAAAAAACAATCGGAAGAACTCAGTATCCAGCATGAGGAGACACTTAGGAAACTGAACAGATTAAATG AGAGCACAGGTTGTGCACTTTGTGCTGTTGACTGGATTCATTCTGGAGGAAAATGTTATTACTTTTCTAGAGTCATGATGAACTGGACCCAGAGTCGAGATCACTGTGTGACATTAGGAGGACATCTGGTGATCATAAACAGCGAAGCAGAGCAG GATTTTCTGACCTCTAAAGTTAAAGAGACCCACTGGATTGGACTTAATGATATGGAGACTGAGGGACGTTGGGTTTGGGTCAATAACCAGCCATTAAATGATTCAATGGA ATTTTGGATAAAACGATCGAATGGTGACAGAGAACCGGATAACTGGACTAGAGGTCATCCAGGAGGGGAGGACTGTGCTGGTCTGGGACATATAGCTGGAGACACTGATTTCTGGAGTGATGGTTACTGCTTTGATAAGAAAAGATTTGTGTGTGAAGCTCCTGCCTCGGTTTAG
- the LOC135774356 gene encoding casein kinase II subunit alpha isoform X2: MSGPVTSRSRVYPDVNTQRPREYWDYESHVVEWGNQDDYQLVRKLGRGKYSEVFEAINITNNEKVVVKILKPVKKKKIKREIKILENLRGGPNIITLLDIVKDPVSRTPALVFEHVNNTDFKQLYQTLSDYDIRFYMFEILKALDYCHSMGIMHRDVKPHNVMIDHEHRKLRLIDWGLAEFYHPSQEYNVRVASRYFKGPELLVDYQMYDYSLDMWSLGCMLASMIFRKEPFFHGHDNYDQLVRIAKVLGTEDLYDYIDKYNIELDPRFNDILGRHSRKRWERFVHSENQHLVSTEALDFLDKLLRYDHQARLTAREAMDHPYFYPIVKDQARMGSSSGLSTGSTPVSTSSMITGES; encoded by the exons ATGTCCGGCCCTGTCACGAGTCGATCTCGCGTTTATCCAGACGTCAACACACAGAGACCTCGGGAATACTGGGACTATGAATCTCACGTCGTAGAGTGGGG GAATCAAGATGATTATCAGCTGGTGCGGAAGCTCGGCCGAGGAAAATACAGTGAAGTGTTCGAAGCCATCAACATTACAAACAATGAGAAAGTAGTCGTCAAAATACTCAAG CCAGtaaaaaagaagaaaatcaaGCGGGAAATTAAAATTTTGGAAAATCTTAGAGGCGGCCCCAACATCATCACACTTCTAGACATCGTCAAAGATCCTGTG TCTCGAACCCCAGCTCTGGTTTTTGAACATGTGAACAACACAGACTTTAAG CAATTGTATCAAACGCTATCAGACTATGACATTCGGTTCTACATGTTTGAGATCTTAAAG GCTTTGGACTACTGCCACAGTATGGGAATCATGCACAGAGATGTGAAGCCACACAACGTAATGATTGACCACGAACACAGAAAG CTGCGTCTGATAGATTGGGGTTTAGCAGAGTTTTATCACCCCAGTCAAGAGTACAACGTCAGGGTGGCGTCTCGATATTTCAAAGGACCTGAACTGTTGGTGGACTATCAG ATGTACGACTACAGTTTAGACATGTGGAGTCTCGGCTGCATGTTGGCAAGCATGATCTTCCGGAAAGAGCCGTTTTTTCACGGACACGACAACTACGATCAG cTTGTACGGATTGCCAAAGTCCTGGGTACAGAGGACCTTTATGACTACATCGACAAATACAACATTGAGCTCGATCCACGGTTCAACGACATTTTGGGAAG ACATTCTCGGAAAAGGTGGGAGCGTTTTGTTCACAGTGAGAACCAGCATCTGGTCAGTACTGAAGCTCTGGATTTCCTGGACAAACTGTTGCGCTATGACCACCAAGCTCGTCTCACCGCCCGCGAGGCGATGGATCACCCGTACTTCT ATCCCATAGTGAAGGACCAGGCGAGGATGGGCTCATCTTCAGGACTGTCCACTGGATCCACTCCAGTCAGCACATCCAGTATGATTACAGGTGAATCCTGA
- the tgfbr2a gene encoding TGF-beta receptor type-2 isoform X2, with protein sequence MERFCGFGLLLLGCFLMSGASLVLHSANPPSVCKSCDPRPGNCMSQHCSSNCDVSQTCPNPQDVCAAVWWREDGVVTLETMCHDPTQPLYGVMLEDVSTSDCLLTSKYVRGRDVRLCACTEDECNERVLLSKPSIPDQTKSFLEKIKRPNIFPELCKFCDIRSTTCNGTGICESSCDITAICTSPDEVCVSAWRRNDGNTVVETVCHDPALPFHGQYLQSVDYDSDRCLMKQVKSLENFYICSCNSEECNDKLIFTDTSSPDEEKKEVLPVLLVTLVPLLITVLVIVSFFYWYHVCRQLKVIDHKRKGMDSETYAIIGHEDNRSDSSSTNANNLNHNTELLPIHLDSVVGKGRFSEVYRAKLKQGVTGVGEPFQTVAVKIFPYEEYISWKTEWEIFSDVELRHENILHFLTAEDRKVERQYWLITAYHELGNLQEFLSRHIVSWEELCRLAGSMVRGVAHLHSEQTTCGRAKVPIVHRDLKSSNVLVKTDLTCCLCDFGLSLQLDSAMSPEELANSGQVGTARYMAPEVLESRMDLENTESFKQADVYSMALVLWEITSRCNVIGDVREYKPPFGTLRDHPCIDSMKDHVIRDRQRPEMPSTWNSHTGVQLLSSTIEECWDHDPESRLTAQCVVERLNDISSMIDVLPISSEQKTSEDSGI encoded by the exons ATGGAGAGATTCTGTGGCTTTGGATTACTTCTGCTCGGATGTTTTCTGATGTCCG GTGCATCGCTTGTGCTTCATTCAGCCAATCCGCCAAGTGTGTGTAAATCATGTGATCCTCGGCCAGGCAACTGCATGTCCCAGCACTGTTCATCAAACTGTGACGTGTCACAGACCTGCCCAAATCCACAGGACGTCTGCGCTGCTGTCTG GTGGAGAGAAGATGGAGTTGTCACTTTAGAAACCATGTGTCATGACCCGACACAGCCGCTGTACGGTGTGATGCTGGAGGACGTCAGCACCTCTGACTGTTTGTTGACATCCAAATATGTAAGAGGTCGTGACGTCCGTCTGTGTGCCTGTACAGAAGACGAATGCAATGAACGTGTGCTCCTCAGTAAACCGTCAATCCCAGATCAAACTAAAT CATTTTTAGAAAAAATCAAAAGGCCTAACATATTCCCAGAGCTTTGTAAGTTTTGTGACATTCGGTCTACAACCTGCAACGGCACAGGAATCTGTGAATCCTCATGCGATATCACGGCCATCTGCACCAGTCCCGATGAAGTGTGCGTCAGTGCATG GAGGAGAAATGATGGGAATACTGTTGTGGAGACTGTGTGTCATGATCCAGCACTGCCGTTCCATGGACAATATCTGCAGAGTGTGGATTATGACAGCGACAGATGTCTGATGAAACAAGTGAAGAGTTTGGAGAACTTCTACATCTGCTCCTGTAACTCTGAAGAGTGCAATGATAAACTCATCTTTACTGACA CTTCTTCACCAGATGAAGAGAAGAAAGAAGTTCTGCCTGTGTTGTTGGTCACTCTGGTTCCTCTCTTGATCACCGTTCTTGTTATCGTCTCGTTCTTCTACTGGTATCACGTTTGCCGGCAGCTCAAGGTGATCGATCACAAGAGGAAAGGAATGGACAGCGAGACGTACGCCATCATCGGCCACGAGGACAACCGTTCTGACAGCAGCTCCACCAACGCCAACAATCTGAACCACAACACGGAGTTGTTGCCCATCCATTTGGACAGTGTTGTCGGCAAGGGTCGTTTCTCTGAAGTCTACAGAGCCAAACTCAAGCAGGGGGTCACAGGCGTCGGTGAACCCTTCCAAACGGTCGCTGTAAAGATCTTTCCCTATGAAGAATACATATCATGGAAAACAGAATGGGAGATTTTCTCCGACGTGGAGCTTCGTCATGAGAATATTTTGCACTTCTTGACCGCAGAGGATCGAAAGGTGGAACGGCAGTATTGGCTGATAACGGCCTATCACGAGCTCGGGAACCTGCAGGAGTTTCTGTCCCGTCACATCGTGAGCTGGGAGGAGCTTTGCCGATTGGCCGGGTCGATGGTGCGGGGCGTGGCACATCTACACAGCGAGCAAACGACGTGTGGGAGAGCAAAAGTACCAATCGTGCATCGAGACCTGAAGAGCTCCAACGTTCTGGTCAAGACGGACCTCACCTGCTGTCTGTGTGACTTTGGACTTAGTCTGCAACTGGATAGCGCAATGTCTCCTGAAGAACTCGCAAACAGTGGACAG GTTGGCACAGCAAGATACATGGCTCCCGAAGTGCTGGAGTCCCGAATGGACCTGGAGAACACTGAATCCTTCAAACAGGCTGATGTTTACTCTATGGCTCTTGTTCTGTGGGAGATTACGTCCAGGTGCAATGTGATTGGAG ATGTAAGGGAATATAAACCTCCGTTTGGGACCCTCAGGGATCATCCATGTATAGACAGCATGAAAGATCATGTGATCAGAGATCGACAGAGACCAGAGATGCCATCCACCTGGAACAGCCACACG GGTGTTCAGTTATTGAGTTCTACTATAGAGGAATGTTGGGATCATGATCCGGAGTCACGTCTCACAGCTCAGTGTGTCGTGGAGCGTTTGAATGACATCAGCAGTATGATTGATGTCCTCCCCATCAGCTCAGAGCAGAAGACCTCAGAAGATTCTGGAATCTAA
- the tgfbr2a gene encoding TGF-beta receptor type-2 isoform X1 gives MERFCGFGLLLLGCFLMSGASLVLHSANPPSVCKSCDPRPGNCMSQHCSSNCDVSQTCPNPQDVCAAVWWREDGVVTLETMCHDPTQPLYGVMLEDVSTSDCLLTSKYVRGRDVRLCACTEDECNERVLLSKPSIPDQTKSFLEKIKRPNIFPELCKFCDIRSTTCNGTGICESSCDITAICTSPDEVCVSAWRRNDGNTVVETVCHDPALPFHGQYLQSVDYDSDRCLMKQVKSLENFYICSCNSEECNDKLIFTDNIFPVASSPDEEKKEVLPVLLVTLVPLLITVLVIVSFFYWYHVCRQLKVIDHKRKGMDSETYAIIGHEDNRSDSSSTNANNLNHNTELLPIHLDSVVGKGRFSEVYRAKLKQGVTGVGEPFQTVAVKIFPYEEYISWKTEWEIFSDVELRHENILHFLTAEDRKVERQYWLITAYHELGNLQEFLSRHIVSWEELCRLAGSMVRGVAHLHSEQTTCGRAKVPIVHRDLKSSNVLVKTDLTCCLCDFGLSLQLDSAMSPEELANSGQVGTARYMAPEVLESRMDLENTESFKQADVYSMALVLWEITSRCNVIGDVREYKPPFGTLRDHPCIDSMKDHVIRDRQRPEMPSTWNSHTGVQLLSSTIEECWDHDPESRLTAQCVVERLNDISSMIDVLPISSEQKTSEDSGI, from the exons ATGGAGAGATTCTGTGGCTTTGGATTACTTCTGCTCGGATGTTTTCTGATGTCCG GTGCATCGCTTGTGCTTCATTCAGCCAATCCGCCAAGTGTGTGTAAATCATGTGATCCTCGGCCAGGCAACTGCATGTCCCAGCACTGTTCATCAAACTGTGACGTGTCACAGACCTGCCCAAATCCACAGGACGTCTGCGCTGCTGTCTG GTGGAGAGAAGATGGAGTTGTCACTTTAGAAACCATGTGTCATGACCCGACACAGCCGCTGTACGGTGTGATGCTGGAGGACGTCAGCACCTCTGACTGTTTGTTGACATCCAAATATGTAAGAGGTCGTGACGTCCGTCTGTGTGCCTGTACAGAAGACGAATGCAATGAACGTGTGCTCCTCAGTAAACCGTCAATCCCAGATCAAACTAAAT CATTTTTAGAAAAAATCAAAAGGCCTAACATATTCCCAGAGCTTTGTAAGTTTTGTGACATTCGGTCTACAACCTGCAACGGCACAGGAATCTGTGAATCCTCATGCGATATCACGGCCATCTGCACCAGTCCCGATGAAGTGTGCGTCAGTGCATG GAGGAGAAATGATGGGAATACTGTTGTGGAGACTGTGTGTCATGATCCAGCACTGCCGTTCCATGGACAATATCTGCAGAGTGTGGATTATGACAGCGACAGATGTCTGATGAAACAAGTGAAGAGTTTGGAGAACTTCTACATCTGCTCCTGTAACTCTGAAGAGTGCAATGATAAACTCATCTTTACTGACA ATATTTTTCCTGTAGCTTCTTCACCAGATGAAGAGAAGAAAGAAGTTCTGCCTGTGTTGTTGGTCACTCTGGTTCCTCTCTTGATCACCGTTCTTGTTATCGTCTCGTTCTTCTACTGGTATCACGTTTGCCGGCAGCTCAAGGTGATCGATCACAAGAGGAAAGGAATGGACAGCGAGACGTACGCCATCATCGGCCACGAGGACAACCGTTCTGACAGCAGCTCCACCAACGCCAACAATCTGAACCACAACACGGAGTTGTTGCCCATCCATTTGGACAGTGTTGTCGGCAAGGGTCGTTTCTCTGAAGTCTACAGAGCCAAACTCAAGCAGGGGGTCACAGGCGTCGGTGAACCCTTCCAAACGGTCGCTGTAAAGATCTTTCCCTATGAAGAATACATATCATGGAAAACAGAATGGGAGATTTTCTCCGACGTGGAGCTTCGTCATGAGAATATTTTGCACTTCTTGACCGCAGAGGATCGAAAGGTGGAACGGCAGTATTGGCTGATAACGGCCTATCACGAGCTCGGGAACCTGCAGGAGTTTCTGTCCCGTCACATCGTGAGCTGGGAGGAGCTTTGCCGATTGGCCGGGTCGATGGTGCGGGGCGTGGCACATCTACACAGCGAGCAAACGACGTGTGGGAGAGCAAAAGTACCAATCGTGCATCGAGACCTGAAGAGCTCCAACGTTCTGGTCAAGACGGACCTCACCTGCTGTCTGTGTGACTTTGGACTTAGTCTGCAACTGGATAGCGCAATGTCTCCTGAAGAACTCGCAAACAGTGGACAG GTTGGCACAGCAAGATACATGGCTCCCGAAGTGCTGGAGTCCCGAATGGACCTGGAGAACACTGAATCCTTCAAACAGGCTGATGTTTACTCTATGGCTCTTGTTCTGTGGGAGATTACGTCCAGGTGCAATGTGATTGGAG ATGTAAGGGAATATAAACCTCCGTTTGGGACCCTCAGGGATCATCCATGTATAGACAGCATGAAAGATCATGTGATCAGAGATCGACAGAGACCAGAGATGCCATCCACCTGGAACAGCCACACG GGTGTTCAGTTATTGAGTTCTACTATAGAGGAATGTTGGGATCATGATCCGGAGTCACGTCTCACAGCTCAGTGTGTCGTGGAGCGTTTGAATGACATCAGCAGTATGATTGATGTCCTCCCCATCAGCTCAGAGCAGAAGACCTCAGAAGATTCTGGAATCTAA
- the LOC135771363 gene encoding CD209 antigen-like protein C isoform X2 produces the protein MDSIYQNSTYIKTITTSSSKCSQPKDNNNLADFESLNEQHDTVLMQLSAQEINSTNYKKQSEELSIQHEETLRKLNRLNESTGCALCAVDWIHSGGKCYYFSRVMMNWTQSRDHCVTLGGHLVIINSEAEQDFLTSKVKETHWIGLNDMETEGRWVWVNNQPLNDSMEFWIKRSNGDREPDNWTRGHPGGEDCAGLGHIAGDTDFWSDGYCFDKKRFVCEAPASV, from the exons ATGGATTCAATCTATCAGAATTCTACttatataaaaacaataactACATCCAGTAGCAAATGCTCACAACCCAAAG ACAATAATAACCTTGCAGATTTTGAATCATTGAACGAACAGCATGACACAGTTTTAATGCAACTGTCTGCACAAGAGATTAACAGCACAA ATTATAAAAAACAATCGGAAGAACTCAGTATCCAGCATGAGGAGACACTTAGGAAACTGAACAGATTAAATG AGAGCACAGGTTGTGCACTTTGTGCTGTTGACTGGATTCATTCTGGAGGAAAATGTTATTACTTTTCTAGAGTCATGATGAACTGGACCCAGAGTCGAGATCACTGTGTGACATTAGGAGGACATCTGGTGATCATAAACAGCGAAGCAGAGCAG GATTTTCTGACCTCTAAAGTTAAAGAGACCCACTGGATTGGACTTAATGATATGGAGACTGAGGGACGTTGGGTTTGGGTCAATAACCAGCCATTAAATGATTCAATGGA ATTTTGGATAAAACGATCGAATGGTGACAGAGAACCGGATAACTGGACTAGAGGTCATCCAGGAGGGGAGGACTGTGCTGGTCTGGGACATATAGCTGGAGACACTGATTTCTGGAGTGATGGTTACTGCTTTGATAAGAAAAGATTTGTGTGTGAAGCTCCTGCCTCGGTTTAG
- the LOC135774356 gene encoding casein kinase II subunit alpha isoform X1, whose translation MSGPVTSRSRVYPDVNTQRPREYWDYESHVVEWGNQDDYQLVRKLGRGKYSEVFEAINITNNEKVVVKILKPVKKKKIKREIKILENLRGGPNIITLLDIVKDPVSRTPALVFEHVNNTDFKQLYQTLSDYDIRFYMFEILKALDYCHSMGIMHRDVKPHNVMIDHEHRKLRLIDWGLAEFYHPSQEYNVRVASRYFKGPELLVDYQMYDYSLDMWSLGCMLASMIFRKEPFFHGHDNYDQLVRIAKVLGTEDLYDYIDKYNIELDPRFNDILGRHSRKRWERFVHSENQHLVSTEALDFLDKLLRYDHQARLTAREAMDHPYFYPIVKDQARMGSSSGLSTGSTPVSTSSMITGGVTSMSSAQPMANIAGSPVISAPSALAAQLPAAAGAQP comes from the exons ATGTCCGGCCCTGTCACGAGTCGATCTCGCGTTTATCCAGACGTCAACACACAGAGACCTCGGGAATACTGGGACTATGAATCTCACGTCGTAGAGTGGGG GAATCAAGATGATTATCAGCTGGTGCGGAAGCTCGGCCGAGGAAAATACAGTGAAGTGTTCGAAGCCATCAACATTACAAACAATGAGAAAGTAGTCGTCAAAATACTCAAG CCAGtaaaaaagaagaaaatcaaGCGGGAAATTAAAATTTTGGAAAATCTTAGAGGCGGCCCCAACATCATCACACTTCTAGACATCGTCAAAGATCCTGTG TCTCGAACCCCAGCTCTGGTTTTTGAACATGTGAACAACACAGACTTTAAG CAATTGTATCAAACGCTATCAGACTATGACATTCGGTTCTACATGTTTGAGATCTTAAAG GCTTTGGACTACTGCCACAGTATGGGAATCATGCACAGAGATGTGAAGCCACACAACGTAATGATTGACCACGAACACAGAAAG CTGCGTCTGATAGATTGGGGTTTAGCAGAGTTTTATCACCCCAGTCAAGAGTACAACGTCAGGGTGGCGTCTCGATATTTCAAAGGACCTGAACTGTTGGTGGACTATCAG ATGTACGACTACAGTTTAGACATGTGGAGTCTCGGCTGCATGTTGGCAAGCATGATCTTCCGGAAAGAGCCGTTTTTTCACGGACACGACAACTACGATCAG cTTGTACGGATTGCCAAAGTCCTGGGTACAGAGGACCTTTATGACTACATCGACAAATACAACATTGAGCTCGATCCACGGTTCAACGACATTTTGGGAAG ACATTCTCGGAAAAGGTGGGAGCGTTTTGTTCACAGTGAGAACCAGCATCTGGTCAGTACTGAAGCTCTGGATTTCCTGGACAAACTGTTGCGCTATGACCACCAAGCTCGTCTCACCGCCCGCGAGGCGATGGATCACCCGTACTTCT ATCCCATAGTGAAGGACCAGGCGAGGATGGGCTCATCTTCAGGACTGTCCACTGGATCCACTCCAGTCAGCACATCCAGTATGATTACAG GAGGCGTCACATCCATGTCTTCAGCCCAGCCGATGGCCAACATCGCAGGTTCTCCTGTCATCTCGGCCCCCAGCGCTCTCGCCGCTCAACTTCCCGCTGCCGCCGGAGCTCAACCCTGA